In a genomic window of Prochlorococcus marinus subsp. marinus str. CCMP1375:
- a CDS encoding chlorophyll a/b binding light-harvesting protein, producing the protein MQTYGNPEVTYGWWAGNSVVTNRSGRFIASHVGHTGLICFAAGGSTLWELARYNPEIPMGHQSSLFLAHLASIGIGFDEAGAWTGVGVATIAIVHLILSMVYGGGGLLHGILFDENVEDSEVLQAKKFKLEWNNPDNQTFILGHHLIFMGVACAWFVEWARIHGIYDPALGAIRQVNYNLDLSMIWQRQFDFITIDSLEDVMGGHAFLAFAEITGGAFHIVAGSTPWEDKKLGEWSKFKGSELLSAEAVLSWSLAGIGWMAIVAAFWCASNTTVYPEAWYGEPLQFKFAISPYWVDTGDLSDATAFWGHSARAALTNVHYYLGFFFLQGHFWHALRALGFNFKNVTASIGNEQKATFTIKS; encoded by the coding sequence ATGCAGACCTATGGAAATCCAGAAGTTACCTATGGATGGTGGGCTGGTAATTCTGTGGTTACCAACCGCTCTGGCCGATTTATCGCCTCTCATGTAGGCCATACAGGATTGATTTGCTTTGCGGCTGGTGGTAGCACTCTTTGGGAGTTGGCTAGGTACAACCCAGAAATACCTATGGGGCACCAAAGCTCTTTATTCTTGGCTCACCTTGCCTCAATTGGTATTGGCTTTGATGAAGCTGGTGCTTGGACAGGTGTTGGTGTAGCAACTATTGCAATTGTGCACCTTATTCTCTCAATGGTTTATGGAGGAGGAGGTCTTCTTCACGGAATTCTTTTTGATGAGAATGTAGAAGATAGTGAGGTTTTACAAGCTAAGAAATTCAAGCTTGAGTGGAATAATCCTGATAATCAGACTTTCATTCTTGGTCATCACTTGATTTTCATGGGTGTTGCTTGTGCTTGGTTCGTTGAATGGGCAAGGATTCATGGAATTTATGATCCAGCTTTAGGAGCTATTCGTCAGGTCAATTACAATCTTGATCTTTCTATGATTTGGCAAAGGCAGTTTGATTTCATTACCATCGATAGCCTTGAGGATGTCATGGGTGGTCATGCTTTCTTAGCTTTTGCAGAAATAACTGGAGGAGCTTTTCACATTGTTGCTGGATCAACCCCTTGGGAAGATAAGAAGCTTGGTGAGTGGAGCAAATTCAAAGGTTCAGAATTACTTTCAGCAGAAGCTGTACTTTCCTGGTCTCTTGCAGGCATAGGTTGGATGGCGATAGTTGCAGCCTTCTGGTGTGCTTCTAATACCACTGTTTATCCAGAAGCATGGTATGGAGAGCCTTTGCAATTTAAATTCGCTATTTCACCTTATTGGGTTGATACAGGAGACCTTTCTGATGCGACAGCATTTTGGGGGCATTCTGCTCGTGCTGCTCTAACTAATGTTCATTACTATCTTGGATTTTTCTTCCTTCAAGGACATTTCTGGCATGCTTTGAGAGCTTTAGGGTTTAATTTCAAGAATGTAACCGCTTCTATAGGTAATGAGCAGAAGGCAACTTTTACAATTAAGTCCTAA
- a CDS encoding chlorophyll a/b binding light-harvesting protein, whose amino-acid sequence MQTYGNPNVTYGWWAGNSGVTNRSGKFIAAHAAHTGLIAFGCGAATLVELAGFDPSLPMGHQSSLFLAHLASVGIGFDDAGVWTGVGVANIAILHLILSMVYGGGGLLHSVYFTGDMQDSQVPQARKFKLEWDNPDNQTFILGHHLLFFGVANIWFVEWARIHGIYDPAIEAIRQVNYNLDLTQIWNHQFDFLAIDSLEDVMGGHAFLAFFQLGGGAFHIATKQIGTYTKFKGKELLSAEAILSWSLAGIGWMACVAAFWAATNTTVYPEAWYGEVLQIKFGVSPYWIDTVPGGTAFLGHTTRAALVNVHYYLGFFFIQGHLWHALRAMGFDFKRLLDKTGPFGIPRTL is encoded by the coding sequence ATGCAGACCTACGGAAACCCAAACGTCACCTACGGGTGGTGGGCTGGTAATTCTGGAGTCACCAACCGCTCAGGCAAATTTATTGCAGCTCATGCAGCTCATACAGGACTTATTGCCTTTGGGTGCGGTGCAGCCACGCTTGTTGAATTAGCAGGATTTGACCCTTCATTGCCTATGGGTCATCAGAGCTCTCTTTTCCTCGCTCACTTGGCATCTGTCGGCATTGGCTTTGATGATGCTGGAGTCTGGACTGGTGTTGGTGTAGCCAATATCGCGATACTTCATTTAATCCTCTCTATGGTTTATGGAGGAGGAGGACTTTTGCATTCCGTATATTTCACTGGAGATATGCAGGATTCACAAGTACCACAAGCTAGAAAGTTCAAATTGGAATGGGACAACCCAGACAATCAAACCTTTATTCTTGGTCACCATTTGTTGTTTTTTGGTGTTGCCAATATATGGTTTGTTGAATGGGCAAGGATTCATGGAATTTACGACCCTGCCATTGAAGCAATACGTCAAGTTAATTACAATCTTGACCTCACTCAGATTTGGAATCATCAATTTGATTTCCTTGCCATTGACAGTCTTGAAGACGTAATGGGAGGGCATGCCTTCCTAGCTTTCTTCCAGCTTGGAGGAGGCGCTTTCCATATCGCAACTAAGCAAATTGGAACTTATACAAAATTCAAGGGCAAAGAATTACTTTCAGCGGAAGCAATTCTTTCTTGGTCATTAGCTGGTATTGGATGGATGGCATGTGTTGCTGCTTTTTGGGCTGCAACAAATACAACTGTTTATCCTGAGGCTTGGTATGGAGAAGTACTTCAAATTAAGTTTGGTGTTTCTCCTTATTGGATAGATACTGTGCCTGGTGGTACAGCTTTCTTAGGCCATACAACTAGAGCGGCTTTGGTAAATGTTCATTACTACCTTGGATTCTTCTTTATTCAAGGCCATCTATGGCATGCATTGCGCGCTATGGGCTTTGATTTCAAGCGCCTGCTTGATAAAACTGGTCCATTTGGTATTCCAAGGACTCTTTGA
- a CDS encoding chlorophyll a/b binding light-harvesting protein — translation MQTYGNPDVTYGWWVGNSVVTNRAGRFIGSHVGHTGIICFATGASCLWELSRFDSSVPMGHQSSIYLSHLASLGIGFDEAGVWTGAGVATIAIFHLIFSMVYGGAGLAHSLFFDPDLNEGPIGRVDKFKLEWDNPNNLTFILGHHLIFLGVANIWFVEWARVHGIYDPALGEVRTIFPGYGDFGMVWGHQFDFIKIDSLEDVMSGHAFLAFLQISGGAFHIATRQIGEYTKFKGDGLLSAEAVLSWSLAGLFLMGVVAAFWAASNTTVYPTEWYGEPLEFKFGISPYWADTGDTSDCKYFFGHTSRAALVNVQYYFAFFCLQGHLWHALRALGFDFRRIAKAIGGLTESTSS, via the coding sequence ATGCAGACCTACGGAAACCCAGATGTCACCTATGGGTGGTGGGTTGGTAATTCTGTAGTTACCAACCGAGCAGGCCGATTTATTGGCTCTCATGTTGGTCATACAGGAATTATTTGCTTCGCAACTGGTGCAAGTTGTCTATGGGAACTTTCACGTTTTGATTCCTCAGTACCAATGGGGCATCAAAGCTCTATATACCTCTCTCATTTAGCCTCTCTTGGAATTGGCTTTGATGAAGCTGGTGTTTGGACAGGAGCAGGTGTTGCAACTATTGCAATTTTCCACCTAATCTTTTCAATGGTTTATGGCGGAGCAGGATTAGCACACTCACTTTTCTTCGACCCAGATCTAAACGAAGGTCCAATTGGCCGAGTAGATAAATTTAAGTTGGAATGGGACAACCCAAATAATCTGACTTTTATCCTTGGTCATCATTTGATCTTCTTAGGGGTAGCCAATATTTGGTTCGTTGAATGGGCAAGAGTCCATGGAATTTATGATCCAGCTTTAGGGGAGGTTCGTACAATTTTCCCTGGATATGGAGATTTTGGAATGGTATGGGGGCATCAATTTGATTTCATCAAGATTGATAGTCTAGAAGATGTAATGAGTGGTCACGCATTTTTGGCCTTCTTACAAATAAGTGGCGGTGCTTTCCATATAGCAACACGACAAATTGGTGAATACACCAAATTCAAAGGGGATGGATTGCTATCTGCAGAGGCAGTTCTTTCTTGGTCGTTAGCTGGTCTATTCCTTATGGGTGTAGTCGCAGCATTCTGGGCAGCTTCTAATACTACTGTTTATCCAACAGAGTGGTATGGGGAGCCATTGGAATTCAAATTTGGCATCTCTCCCTACTGGGCTGATACTGGAGATACTTCAGATTGCAAGTATTTCTTTGGACATACATCAAGGGCAGCCTTAGTGAATGTGCAGTATTACTTTGCATTTTTCTGTCTTCAAGGGCATTTATGGCATGCTTTGCGTGCTTTAGGCTTTGATTTTAGAAGAATTGCTAAGGCAATAGGAGGTTTAACTGAATCTACTTCTTCTTAA
- a CDS encoding high light inducible protein, translating into MTPEAEKFNGWAAMLGFVAAFGAYATTGQIIPGIF; encoded by the coding sequence ATGACTCCTGAAGCAGAAAAATTTAACGGTTGGGCCGCAATGCTTGGCTTCGTTGCAGCTTTTGGTGCTTACGCAACCACAGGGCAAATCATTCCAGGAATTTTCTAA
- a CDS encoding high light inducible protein produces the protein MTSSAQAQITTESGNRQNMFPVEAQPQLVENYSGYIEDAEKANGRWAMIGFIALLGAYLTSGQIIPGIF, from the coding sequence ATGACATCATCCGCACAAGCTCAAATAACAACAGAATCTGGCAATCGTCAGAACATGTTTCCAGTAGAAGCTCAACCTCAGCTAGTTGAAAATTATTCTGGATATATAGAAGATGCAGAAAAAGCTAATGGCCGTTGGGCAATGATCGGCTTTATAGCGTTACTAGGTGCTTACCTAACATCAGGTCAAATAATACCTGGAATCTTTTAA
- a CDS encoding DUF2470 domain-containing protein — protein MTNDPMTTEVSARICNHMNSDHKDTLAKYAIHYGGINSVSTVEMLEITSLWMKLKVDGNDLQIPFDHTLIDSSDAHKTLVSMSKSIPE, from the coding sequence ATGACTAATGATCCTATGACAACTGAAGTCAGTGCCAGGATTTGTAACCATATGAATAGTGATCATAAGGATACACTTGCCAAATATGCGATTCATTATGGTGGAATTAATTCTGTATCAACTGTAGAAATGCTAGAAATAACTTCATTATGGATGAAATTAAAGGTAGACGGGAACGACTTACAGATTCCATTTGACCATACTCTTATAGATAGTTCAGATGCTCACAAGACTTTGGTCTCAATGAGCAAATCAATTCCTGAATAA
- a CDS encoding DUF3386 domain-containing protein yields MNQSKEIEGNDCRILFKNAYENRYTWGDEFKGYKGSCIWDNGIKVVEGSFLLGKDLKSNVTGIADQEVLKAISSQLWEVAIHRVRRGFEKVHGENTFTAGDINQYGLEVLVGGKNVGDKYRIKNNVVTMVFRHIHGVIVEIYTIETVDTGNGYLSRNYSSQYYDPTSGMPTSGKSLFRDEFKPLKNSSIWVLNSREIEKEEFNSSPYTKEKYSFLDLQEI; encoded by the coding sequence ATGAACCAGTCAAAAGAAATAGAAGGAAATGATTGCAGAATCTTGTTCAAAAATGCTTATGAAAATCGTTATACCTGGGGCGATGAATTTAAAGGTTATAAAGGTTCCTGTATATGGGATAATGGAATTAAAGTAGTTGAAGGGTCATTTTTATTAGGGAAGGATCTAAAATCGAATGTTACCGGCATAGCTGATCAGGAAGTACTTAAAGCAATTTCATCACAATTGTGGGAAGTGGCAATTCATAGAGTTAGACGTGGATTTGAAAAAGTTCACGGTGAGAATACTTTTACTGCTGGTGATATTAATCAATATGGGCTAGAGGTATTGGTTGGAGGTAAAAATGTAGGGGATAAATATAGAATTAAAAACAATGTTGTAACTATGGTTTTTAGGCATATACATGGAGTTATAGTTGAAATTTATACTATAGAAACTGTTGATACTGGGAATGGATATCTAAGTAGAAATTATAGTAGTCAATATTATGATCCTACTTCTGGTATGCCTACTTCTGGTAAATCTTTATTTAGAGATGAATTTAAACCTTTAAAGAACTCTAGTATTTGGGTTTTAAATAGTAGGGAAATTGAAAAGGAGGAATTTAATTCTTCTCCTTATACTAAAGAAAAGTATTCTTTCTTGGACTTGCAAGAAATTTAG
- a CDS encoding Nif11-like leader peptide family natural product precursor gives MALDQLKAFLQKMQDEPSLKANVLSCSTADDVAQIALKLGYEFSGDELLRFSGGKVGKVTVKKNDVPGEYN, from the coding sequence ATGGCACTTGATCAACTCAAGGCTTTCTTACAGAAAATGCAGGATGAGCCTTCTCTTAAAGCTAATGTTTTGTCATGTTCAACTGCAGATGATGTAGCTCAAATAGCTTTAAAACTTGGATATGAGTTCTCAGGCGATGAGCTTCTTAGATTCTCAGGAGGCAAAGTAGGAAAAGTTACTGTTAAAAAAAATGATGTTCCAGGAGAATATAATTAA
- the purT gene encoding formate-dependent phosphoribosylglycinamide formyltransferase has translation MTIFPKTLMLLGSGELGKEVAIAGKRLGCKVIACDRYEEAPAMQVADLAIVLDMNNHNSLQKTIRDYKPDVVIPEIEALAVEALKDIEKEGINVIPNARATAITMNRDQIRNLAAEKLAIKTANYGYASNIEELKEVSKKVGFPLLVKPVMSSSGKGQSLIKDKNDLEKAWDLAIKEARGDSKQVIIEEYINFDLEITLLTIKQSNHQTIFCPPIGHEQKGGDYQCSWQPQKLSFDQLKEAKSIAKKVTNELGGIGLFGVEFFIRGEEVIFSELSPRPHDTGLVTLISQNLNEFELHLRAILGLPIPSIECVSPSASRVILSQESFAKVAYKGIEKALEIQNSKIMIFGKPNTKKGRRMGVSLAQGKTLEEARFKADKSAKCIQIFEAKEAQS, from the coding sequence ATGACTATCTTCCCAAAAACTTTAATGCTTCTAGGTAGTGGAGAACTTGGGAAAGAAGTTGCAATAGCGGGGAAAAGACTTGGGTGCAAGGTAATTGCTTGTGACAGATACGAAGAAGCTCCTGCTATGCAAGTTGCTGACTTAGCAATAGTTTTAGATATGAATAATCACAATAGTCTTCAAAAAACAATTAGAGATTATAAGCCGGATGTTGTTATTCCAGAGATTGAGGCACTGGCTGTAGAAGCTTTAAAAGATATAGAAAAAGAAGGCATCAATGTAATTCCTAATGCAAGAGCTACTGCAATAACAATGAATAGAGATCAAATAAGAAATCTTGCAGCAGAGAAATTAGCAATCAAAACAGCAAACTATGGTTATGCCTCAAATATAGAAGAATTAAAAGAAGTCTCTAAAAAGGTTGGTTTCCCTTTATTAGTAAAACCTGTAATGAGTTCATCTGGTAAAGGACAAAGTCTTATAAAAGATAAAAATGATCTAGAAAAAGCTTGGGATCTTGCTATTAAGGAAGCTCGCGGAGATTCAAAGCAAGTAATAATAGAAGAATATATAAATTTTGATCTAGAAATTACACTCCTAACAATAAAGCAAAGTAATCATCAAACAATATTCTGTCCCCCGATTGGGCATGAACAAAAAGGTGGCGATTATCAATGCAGTTGGCAACCTCAAAAACTAAGCTTTGATCAATTAAAAGAAGCGAAGTCTATTGCAAAAAAAGTTACTAATGAACTTGGAGGGATTGGTTTATTTGGCGTAGAGTTTTTTATTAGAGGTGAAGAAGTCATATTTTCGGAATTATCCCCAAGGCCTCATGACACAGGCCTTGTAACACTTATCAGTCAAAATTTAAATGAGTTTGAATTACACCTTAGAGCAATCTTAGGACTCCCAATCCCAAGTATCGAATGTGTTTCTCCATCTGCTTCAAGAGTAATTTTATCTCAAGAAAGTTTTGCAAAAGTTGCTTATAAAGGAATTGAAAAAGCTTTAGAAATTCAAAATAGTAAAATTATGATCTTTGGGAAACCAAACACAAAAAAAGGTCGAAGAATGGGTGTTTCACTAGCTCAAGGGAAAACCCTTGAAGAGGCAAGGTTTAAAGCAGACAAGTCAGCAAAATGTATTCAAATTTTTGAAGCAAAAGAAGCTCAAAGCTAA
- a CDS encoding MBL fold metallo-hydrolase gives MIFEATYFGSSSWFINLDGLRILIDPWLTGDLFFAPGPWLINGRLNTKITVPKTIDLLLLTQGLPDHAHPASLKLLDRSIPSICSYSAGRVLEKLGFSNKTSLKPGQSKNLDQTFIEATEGAAVPGLENGYIVSSKNFSFYIEPHGFLDEKIKPRRLDAVFTPVINLKLPLAGAFIKGKYVLPKLIKKFQPKKVFASTTGGDASFTGLLNYLISIDGCNEEASNFIKDKAEFINPKVGEIYQLNDYINQ, from the coding sequence ATGATATTCGAAGCTACGTATTTTGGTTCTAGCAGTTGGTTCATTAATCTAGATGGATTGAGAATCTTGATTGATCCATGGCTCACAGGGGACCTTTTCTTTGCGCCTGGACCATGGCTTATAAATGGCAGATTGAATACCAAAATAACTGTCCCTAAAACAATAGACCTTTTGCTTTTGACTCAAGGGTTGCCAGATCATGCTCATCCTGCTTCATTAAAACTTCTTGATCGCTCCATTCCTTCGATATGTTCTTACAGTGCTGGAAGGGTTTTAGAAAAACTAGGGTTTTCGAATAAGACAAGTCTTAAGCCAGGACAATCAAAGAACCTAGATCAAACTTTTATTGAAGCTACAGAAGGCGCTGCTGTTCCAGGACTTGAGAATGGTTACATTGTCTCTTCCAAAAACTTTTCATTTTATATTGAGCCCCATGGGTTTCTTGATGAAAAGATCAAACCTCGTAGACTTGACGCAGTTTTCACGCCGGTTATAAATCTTAAGCTGCCTTTGGCAGGAGCTTTTATTAAAGGTAAGTATGTATTGCCAAAACTTATTAAAAAGTTTCAACCTAAGAAAGTATTTGCAAGCACTACAGGTGGTGATGCAAGTTTTACTGGTTTATTGAATTATTTGATTTCTATTGATGGCTGTAATGAAGAGGCTTCTAATTTTATTAAGGATAAAGCTGAATTTATTAACCCTAAAGTAGGAGAGATTTATCAATTGAATGATTATATTAATCAATAA
- a CDS encoding aldo/keto reductase — protein MIKIGFGTWAWGNKFLWGYLPEKDDELLEKTFKIAINNGLNLIDTADSYGTGSLNGRSEKLLGKYLSDLSPTRRKSIVIATKLAPYPWRLGKEALTKAFHASKNRLKGKLDRIQLHWSTSRYAPWQEVQLIDCLGSIYEQGLISEIGVSNMGPLRLRWIYDRLKKRGIPLKSLQIQFSLLSPQQKRNYQIKEVCKELNIQLLAYSPLALGVLSISPSEKKVPETFLRQRIFNRLIPSSIDLRKGLHKIANDRGVSQTQVALNWCRSHGSIPIPGIRTPNQALDISEACKWELNKKEKLLLDELSIESKQRMPANPFQSN, from the coding sequence TTGATAAAAATTGGGTTTGGAACATGGGCTTGGGGGAATAAATTTCTTTGGGGGTATTTACCTGAAAAAGATGATGAGCTTCTTGAAAAAACCTTTAAAATCGCCATTAATAATGGCTTAAACCTAATCGATACAGCTGATTCTTATGGCACAGGCTCATTGAATGGACGAAGCGAAAAACTACTTGGGAAATATCTTTCTGATCTATCCCCAACAAGGCGAAAGTCCATTGTTATTGCTACAAAGTTAGCACCATACCCTTGGAGATTAGGGAAAGAAGCTCTGACTAAAGCTTTTCATGCAAGTAAAAATAGGCTTAAAGGGAAGCTCGATAGAATTCAACTTCATTGGAGCACTTCTAGATATGCTCCATGGCAAGAAGTTCAATTAATAGATTGTCTTGGAAGTATTTATGAACAAGGTCTTATTTCAGAGATAGGAGTTTCAAACATGGGACCTTTGCGACTGAGGTGGATATATGATCGACTAAAAAAACGTGGCATACCTCTTAAAAGTCTACAAATACAATTTTCTCTTTTGTCTCCACAACAAAAGAGAAATTATCAAATTAAAGAAGTTTGCAAAGAGTTAAATATTCAACTTTTAGCTTACAGCCCTTTAGCTCTAGGTGTTCTAAGCATAAGTCCCTCAGAGAAGAAAGTCCCTGAAACTTTTTTACGGCAAAGAATTTTCAATAGATTAATCCCATCAAGTATTGATTTAAGAAAGGGGCTGCATAAAATTGCAAATGATAGAGGAGTTTCACAAACACAAGTTGCATTGAACTGGTGCCGTTCTCATGGCAGCATACCTATACCTGGCATTAGAACGCCTAATCAAGCACTAGATATTAGCGAAGCTTGCAAATGGGAACTTAATAAAAAAGAAAAACTTCTTCTTGATGAACTTAGTATCGAATCCAAGCAAAGAATGCCTGCCAACCCATTCCAGAGTAATTAA
- a CDS encoding SemiSWEET transporter has protein sequence MTDFYGFFAAFLTTIAFLPQVIKTFRTKSAEDVSVLMLVLFITGLIFWIIYGLGSNALPVVVANVITLIFNVSILTLKLAYGKNKIKTEWR, from the coding sequence TTGACTGACTTTTACGGTTTCTTTGCTGCCTTCCTTACAACAATTGCTTTTCTTCCGCAAGTGATCAAAACCTTTAGGACAAAGTCTGCTGAGGATGTATCTGTTTTAATGCTTGTTTTGTTTATAACTGGATTGATTTTTTGGATTATTTATGGATTGGGTTCTAATGCTCTTCCAGTTGTAGTTGCAAATGTAATTACCTTGATTTTTAATGTATCAATATTGACACTTAAATTAGCTTATGGAAAGAATAAAATAAAAACAGAATGGAGATAA
- a CDS encoding ABC-F family ATP-binding cassette domain-containing protein yields MTLISLINASKDFGVRTLFENLNLHINNKERLGLIGPNGAGKSTLLKIIAGLEPLMSGERKCSSLTKVALVGQEIHLNKHKSVLQEVLKGCGEKRELLIQFNEVTKQLASSPHDQILLNKLGRVSERMDVSKAWNLEQQCQEVLRRLGIRDVHKSINELSGGYRKRVGLASALVSNPDVLLLDEPTNHLDASAVEWLQDWLQNYKGALVLVTHDRYVLDKVTSQLIEIERGKSYKYIGNYSKYLNQKVQQKELEESSNKKFQSILKKELKWLKQGPKARSTKQKARLQRIADMQSNQFTETQTSLKMNSLSRRIGKKTINAEKLSITINGAILLEDFSYSFSSEDRVGIIGANGSGKSTFLDLLAGKREPCNGTIEVGETIQIGYLDQHTNELTAGKGLERKVIEFVEEAAQRIDIGGKQYTASQLLEQFLFSPSEQHSPIAKLSGGEKRRLTLCKMLIKAPNLLLLDEPTNDLDIKTLAVLEDFIEDFKGCVVVVSHDRYFLDRTVDRIFNFENNQLNRYEGNYSSFLEQRKIAKGNLEEPYKDKRIATKTKHSEKSNQLLKEKKFSVGKQKRCLSFKEKEELKELERELPLLEKEKSLLEKCIQENLNGSNIAIQSQKLADIIETIQNSEERWLYLSDIDI; encoded by the coding sequence TTGACTTTAATTAGTCTAATAAATGCATCCAAGGATTTCGGAGTTCGTACTCTTTTTGAAAATCTAAATTTACATATAAATAATAAGGAAAGACTTGGCCTAATTGGCCCCAATGGAGCAGGCAAATCAACCCTTCTTAAAATAATTGCAGGGCTCGAACCTCTTATGTCTGGAGAAAGGAAATGTTCTTCTTTGACCAAAGTGGCTTTGGTCGGGCAAGAGATTCACTTAAATAAACACAAATCTGTTTTACAAGAGGTTCTCAAAGGATGTGGCGAGAAAAGGGAGCTATTAATTCAATTCAATGAAGTAACTAAACAACTTGCAAGTTCTCCACACGACCAAATTCTTCTAAATAAGCTTGGCAGGGTCTCTGAGCGTATGGACGTATCAAAGGCATGGAATCTAGAGCAACAATGCCAAGAAGTGCTAAGAAGACTTGGCATTAGAGATGTTCATAAGTCTATTAACGAACTCTCTGGTGGATATCGGAAAAGAGTAGGCTTAGCCTCAGCATTAGTTTCAAACCCTGATGTATTGCTTCTTGACGAACCAACGAACCACTTGGACGCATCAGCAGTTGAGTGGTTACAAGATTGGCTTCAAAATTATAAAGGGGCTCTAGTTCTTGTAACTCATGACAGATACGTCCTTGATAAGGTAACTTCACAATTGATTGAGATTGAAAGAGGAAAGAGCTATAAATACATTGGAAACTACAGTAAATATTTAAACCAAAAGGTTCAACAAAAAGAATTAGAAGAGTCTTCGAACAAGAAATTTCAAAGCATATTAAAGAAAGAGTTGAAATGGTTAAAGCAAGGTCCTAAGGCAAGAAGCACTAAGCAGAAAGCAAGGCTTCAAAGAATTGCTGACATGCAATCTAATCAATTTACTGAGACTCAGACAAGTCTAAAGATGAATTCTTTATCACGAAGAATTGGCAAAAAAACAATAAACGCAGAAAAGCTTTCCATAACAATTAATGGGGCGATTCTCCTCGAAGATTTTAGTTATAGTTTTAGTTCAGAAGATCGCGTGGGCATCATTGGAGCAAATGGCAGTGGAAAGTCAACATTCCTAGATCTACTAGCAGGGAAAAGAGAGCCATGTAATGGAACAATTGAAGTAGGGGAGACAATTCAAATTGGCTACTTAGATCAACACACTAATGAGTTGACTGCAGGGAAAGGCTTAGAAAGAAAAGTTATAGAATTTGTTGAAGAAGCAGCTCAAAGAATTGATATAGGAGGGAAACAATATACTGCTTCTCAATTGCTGGAACAATTCCTCTTTTCCCCTTCAGAACAACACAGTCCTATAGCGAAACTTTCGGGGGGGGAGAAAAGAAGATTAACCCTCTGTAAGATGCTTATTAAGGCACCTAATCTATTGCTTTTAGATGAACCAACAAATGATTTAGATATTAAGACACTTGCAGTTCTTGAAGATTTCATAGAAGATTTCAAAGGATGTGTTGTTGTCGTATCGCATGATAGATATTTCCTAGATCGAACAGTAGATAGAATTTTTAATTTTGAGAATAACCAATTAAACAGGTATGAAGGTAATTACAGTTCATTTCTTGAGCAAAGAAAAATAGCAAAAGGCAATCTAGAAGAACCTTATAAAGATAAAAGAATTGCGACAAAAACAAAGCACTCAGAAAAGTCAAATCAACTCTTAAAAGAAAAAAAGTTTAGCGTTGGGAAGCAAAAGAGATGCCTCAGTTTCAAAGAAAAAGAAGAGCTAAAAGAATTAGAAAGGGAATTACCTTTATTAGAAAAAGAAAAATCGTTGTTAGAAAAATGTATTCAAGAAAATCTCAATGGATCTAACATTGCAATTCAAAGCCAAAAACTTGCCGATATAATAGAAACTATTCAAAATTCAGAAGAGAGGTGGTTATATCTTAGTGATATCGACATTTGA
- a CDS encoding RNA recognition motif domain-containing protein — translation MTIFIGNLSFDAEQEDIIGVFTSYGEVKDCKIPLDRETGRKRGFAFVEMVNEADEQKAIDDLQDVEWMGRNIRVNKAEPRRDSRDGRRSDYGGGRNRR, via the coding sequence ATGACAATTTTCATTGGTAATCTTTCCTTTGATGCTGAACAAGAAGACATCATTGGTGTTTTCACTAGTTATGGAGAAGTGAAAGATTGCAAGATCCCTCTTGATCGTGAAACTGGAAGAAAGCGTGGATTCGCTTTTGTTGAAATGGTTAATGAAGCTGATGAGCAAAAAGCAATCGATGATCTTCAAGATGTTGAATGGATGGGGCGCAATATTCGTGTAAACAAAGCTGAACCTAGAAGAGATTCAAGGGATGGTAGACGCTCAGATTACGGAGGAGGTAGAAATCGCAGGTGA